One Streptomyces sp. NBC_01237 genomic region harbors:
- a CDS encoding flavin-containing monooxygenase, with amino-acid sequence MAQHEHVRVAVIGSGFGGLGAAVRLRREGITDFVVLERAGSVGGTWRDNSYPGCACDVPSHLYSFSFAPNPDWPRTFSGQRHIRAYLEHVADTFGLRPHLRLNHEVTMMRWDNDELHWVIESANGTTIVADTVVSATGPLSDPKMPDIPGLAEFPGKVFHSAQWDHDYDLTGKRVAMIGTGASAIQIVPAIQPKAGRVTLFQRTPPWVMPRMDRTISGAERWLHRTIPVTGTARRGLLWGIRELQVSAFTKHPDQLGLVEKIAKSNIARSIKDPALRAKLTPSYRIGCKRILLSSAYYPALAQPNVDVVASGLTEVRGSTVVAADGTETEVDAIIFGTGFHVTDMPIADRVVGAEGITLAEHWKNGMKSLRGATAAGFPNWMTIIGPNTGLGNSSMILMIESQLNYMADYLRQLDVLGGRAALGARTSAVTAWNHRVQERMKRTVWNTGGCTSWYLDAEGRNTTVWPGTTSEFRKETRAVDLAEYEVIRIPRHTVPAQARAAAPVAEEIAG; translated from the coding sequence ATGGCCCAGCACGAGCATGTACGCGTGGCGGTGATCGGATCCGGATTCGGGGGCCTCGGGGCCGCGGTCCGGCTGCGCCGTGAGGGCATCACGGATTTCGTCGTCCTGGAACGGGCCGGTTCCGTCGGAGGCACCTGGCGCGACAACAGCTATCCGGGCTGTGCCTGCGATGTGCCGTCCCACCTCTACTCGTTCTCGTTCGCACCCAACCCCGACTGGCCGCGCACCTTCTCCGGACAGCGGCACATCCGGGCGTATCTGGAGCATGTCGCCGACACCTTCGGGCTCCGCCCGCATCTCCGGCTCAACCATGAAGTGACCATGATGCGCTGGGACAACGACGAGCTGCACTGGGTGATCGAGTCCGCCAACGGGACCACGATCGTCGCCGATACCGTCGTCTCCGCGACCGGGCCGCTCTCCGACCCCAAGATGCCGGACATCCCCGGGCTCGCCGAATTCCCCGGCAAGGTCTTCCACTCCGCGCAGTGGGACCACGACTACGACCTGACCGGCAAGCGGGTCGCGATGATCGGCACCGGCGCCTCCGCCATACAGATAGTCCCGGCGATCCAGCCGAAGGCCGGCCGGGTGACCCTCTTCCAGCGCACCCCGCCCTGGGTCATGCCGCGCATGGACCGGACCATAAGCGGCGCCGAACGCTGGCTGCACCGCACGATCCCCGTCACCGGCACCGCCCGCCGCGGACTGCTGTGGGGCATACGGGAGTTGCAGGTCAGCGCCTTCACCAAGCACCCGGACCAGCTGGGCCTGGTGGAGAAGATAGCCAAGTCCAACATCGCCCGGTCCATCAAGGACCCCGCCCTGCGGGCCAAGCTGACCCCCTCGTACCGCATCGGCTGCAAGCGCATCCTGCTCTCCAGCGCCTACTACCCGGCGCTCGCCCAGCCCAATGTGGATGTGGTCGCCTCCGGACTCACCGAGGTGCGCGGCTCCACGGTCGTCGCGGCCGACGGTACGGAGACCGAGGTCGACGCGATCATCTTCGGCACCGGCTTCCACGTCACGGACATGCCGATCGCCGACCGGGTCGTCGGCGCGGAGGGCATCACCCTCGCCGAGCACTGGAAGAACGGCATGAAGTCGCTGCGCGGCGCGACCGCGGCCGGTTTCCCCAACTGGATGACGATCATCGGGCCGAACACCGGGCTCGGGAACTCCTCCATGATCCTCATGATCGAGTCCCAGCTGAACTACATGGCCGACTACCTGCGTCAGCTGGACGTCCTGGGCGGCCGGGCGGCACTCGGTGCGCGCACCTCGGCCGTCACGGCGTGGAACCACCGGGTCCAGGAGCGGATGAAGCGGACCGTGTGGAACACCGGCGGCTGCACCAGCTGGTACCTGGACGCCGAAGGACGCAACACGACGGTCTGGCCGGGCACGACGAGCGAGTTCCGCAAGGAGACCCGGGCCGTGGACCTGGCGGAGTACGAGGTCATCCGGATTCCGCGGCACACCGTCCCCGCCCAGGCCCGCGCCGCGGCGCCCGTCGCCGAGGAGATCGCGGGATGA
- a CDS encoding SDR family oxidoreductase: protein MSGRRSLEGQVVVVTGAARGVGELLARKLSARGATLALVGLEPDELKKVSERLHGESDHWFADVTDHVAMARVAEEIKARFGKIDVVVANAGVASGGPFVDSDPEAWRRVIEVNLIGGAVTARAFLPVLMESRGYFLQIASLAAITPAPMMTAYCASKSGVEAFAHSLRAEVGYRGVRVGVGYLSWTDTDMVRGADEDDVMRELRQRLPWPSNRTYPLGPAVDRIVAGIERRSPHVYAQWWLRGMQSVRGYLPSLIGVVGQREMKRFGPRLEGVSKGLVGAGGAADQDARTLRR from the coding sequence ATGAGCGGCAGGCGGAGTCTCGAAGGACAGGTCGTCGTCGTCACGGGCGCGGCGCGGGGCGTGGGCGAACTGCTGGCCCGCAAACTCTCGGCGCGGGGCGCGACGCTGGCGCTGGTCGGCCTGGAACCGGACGAGCTGAAGAAGGTCTCCGAGCGGCTGCACGGGGAGAGCGACCACTGGTTCGCCGATGTCACCGACCATGTGGCGATGGCGCGGGTCGCCGAGGAGATCAAGGCACGCTTCGGCAAGATCGACGTCGTCGTCGCCAACGCGGGCGTCGCCTCGGGCGGGCCGTTCGTCGACTCCGACCCGGAGGCGTGGCGGCGGGTCATCGAGGTCAACCTGATCGGTGGCGCGGTGACCGCGCGGGCGTTCCTGCCGGTACTGATGGAGAGCCGCGGGTACTTCCTCCAGATAGCGTCACTGGCCGCCATCACTCCGGCGCCGATGATGACCGCCTACTGCGCGTCCAAGTCGGGCGTGGAGGCGTTCGCGCACAGCCTGCGTGCCGAGGTCGGCTACCGGGGCGTCCGCGTCGGGGTCGGCTATCTGTCCTGGACGGACACCGACATGGTGCGGGGCGCCGACGAGGACGACGTGATGCGTGAGCTGCGCCAGCGGCTGCCCTGGCCGTCGAACCGTACGTACCCGCTGGGTCCGGCCGTGGATCGGATCGTGGCCGGCATCGAACGGCGCTCCCCGCATGTGTACGCCCAGTGGTGGCTGCGCGGGATGCAGTCGGTGCGCGGCTACCTGCCGTCGCTCATCGGGGTGGTCGGGCAGCGCGAGATGAAGAGGTTCGGGCCGCGGCTTGAAGGTGTCTCCAAGGGGCTGGTGGGGGCCGGGGGAGCGGCGGACCAGGACGCGCGCACGTTGCGTAGGTGA
- a CDS encoding MerR family transcriptional regulator has translation MEELAKEAGITVRTLRFYRERGLIPPPRREGRIAWYDDHHLARLRTITGLLERGHTLNGIADLAATFESGRDVAEVLGLGEPTEETPVRLTPEQLADYFEGEVTPENLATALDLGYLATDGDEIVHISRRLLEVSAELVREGVPLSTVLSSGRRVREHADALAEIFVRVLHAHTAETEPAQLRPLARAVVDAELSMALDRRLRREDGTQPPRAATEDGPAGSGSPGR, from the coding sequence ATGGAGGAGCTGGCCAAGGAGGCCGGCATCACCGTGCGGACCCTGCGTTTCTACCGGGAACGCGGCCTGATCCCGCCACCCCGCCGAGAAGGCCGTATCGCCTGGTACGACGACCACCATCTGGCCCGGCTGCGCACCATCACGGGTCTGCTGGAGCGAGGCCACACCCTCAACGGTATCGCCGATCTCGCGGCCACCTTCGAGAGCGGACGCGATGTGGCCGAAGTGCTGGGCCTGGGCGAACCGACCGAGGAGACCCCGGTCCGGCTCACTCCGGAACAGCTCGCCGACTACTTCGAGGGCGAGGTCACCCCGGAGAACCTCGCGACCGCCCTCGACCTGGGCTATCTCGCCACCGACGGGGACGAGATCGTCCACATCAGCCGGCGTCTGCTGGAAGTGTCGGCGGAATTGGTACGGGAAGGGGTGCCGCTCTCCACGGTGCTCTCCTCGGGCCGCCGCGTCCGCGAGCACGCGGACGCTCTCGCCGAAATCTTCGTCCGGGTACTGCATGCCCACACAGCGGAGACCGAACCGGCCCAACTCCGCCCGCTGGCACGCGCGGTGGTGGACGCGGAACTGTCCATGGCCCTGGACCGCCGGCTGCGCCGCGAGGACGGCACCCAGCCCCCGAGGGCGGCGACGGAGGACGGACCGGCCGGGTCCGGATCTCCGGGGCGCTGA
- a CDS encoding alpha/beta fold hydrolase, which produces MSRLLRREAARQVPAAPVPERVLTAVSADGSRIHVELHGPEDAPAVVLAHGWTCSTHFWAAQIRDLAVDHRVIAYDQRGHGLTPAAAGPGGYSTHALADDLEAVLAATLAPGRRAVLAGHSMGGMTLMAASRRPGLREHAAAVLLCSTGSSRLVSEALVVPIRPGGVRTRVTRAILGARAPLGPVTPVSRKVLKYGTMGPGSAPERVEACARIVHACPRKARVAWGHVLAELDLDAGVRGLRVPTAVIAGTADRLTPPVHARAIAAALPQCLGLTELTGMGHMTPVEAPEAVTARIRELVVRYIAVDGAGTAEKEEVA; this is translated from the coding sequence ATGAGCCGGCTGCTGCGACGTGAGGCGGCACGTCAGGTGCCCGCCGCCCCGGTACCCGAACGGGTACTGACCGCCGTCTCGGCCGACGGCTCCCGCATCCATGTCGAACTGCACGGCCCCGAGGACGCCCCCGCGGTGGTGCTCGCGCACGGCTGGACCTGTAGTACGCACTTCTGGGCCGCCCAGATCCGGGACCTGGCCGTCGACCACCGGGTCATCGCCTACGACCAGCGCGGTCACGGCCTGACCCCCGCGGCGGCGGGACCCGGCGGATACAGCACGCACGCGCTGGCCGACGACCTCGAAGCGGTGCTGGCGGCCACCCTCGCACCGGGACGCAGAGCGGTGCTCGCCGGGCACTCCATGGGCGGGATGACGCTGATGGCCGCCTCCCGGCGACCGGGGCTGCGCGAGCACGCCGCCGCCGTCCTGCTGTGCAGCACCGGCAGCTCGCGGCTGGTCTCCGAGGCGCTCGTCGTACCGATCCGGCCAGGAGGTGTCCGGACCCGGGTGACCCGCGCGATCCTGGGAGCGAGGGCGCCGCTCGGACCCGTCACGCCGGTCTCCAGGAAGGTCCTGAAATACGGCACGATGGGTCCTGGTTCGGCCCCGGAACGGGTCGAGGCATGCGCCCGCATCGTGCACGCGTGTCCGAGAAAGGCCCGGGTGGCCTGGGGGCACGTGCTCGCGGAGCTGGACCTGGACGCGGGCGTGCGGGGGCTGCGGGTACCGACCGCGGTGATCGCGGGCACGGCCGACCGGCTGACCCCGCCGGTCCACGCGCGCGCCATCGCCGCCGCGCTGCCCCAGTGCCTCGGCCTGACCGAGCTCACCGGCATGGGGCACATGACTCCGGTCGAGGCCCCGGAAGCGGTCACGGCCCGGATCCGGGAACTTGTCGTGCGGTACATCGCGGTGGACGGGGCCGGTACGGCCGAGAAGGAGGAGGTCGCATGA